Sequence from the Peromyscus maniculatus bairdii isolate BWxNUB_F1_BW_parent chromosome 11, HU_Pman_BW_mat_3.1, whole genome shotgun sequence genome:
agagaacagagaaaccctgtcttgaaaaaaaccacaccaaaaaaaaaaaaagaaaagaaaaagaaagaaggaaagagagagagagagagggagggaaaggaagaagaaagaaagaaagaaagaaagaaagaaagaaagaaagaaagaaagaaagaaagaaagaaagaaagaaagaaagaaagaagaaagaaaggtcatggttgggggtcaccacaacatgaggaactgtattaaagggtggcagcattaggaaggttgagaaccactggtctaaagcaCCCCAAGACCTGCAGAGCCTTCCTTCCAGAGGTCTGGTGACCCCTCTTCCAGTCTGGAGAAAGCTCCTCAGGGGCTCCCGCTGGCATGGCAGGACCCTTCTGGGTACTTCCCCAGTGGCCTCCAAAGCTCAGGGTAGCTTCCTTACTTCCCCCTGGCCCACCCACTGCGGGGAGGCCAAGAGGTACCGACCTGTAGCGTTCTTCTTGCAGGCACTGGGTCATGTAGGTATAGTCCCTCTGCAGCTGGGTCTTCAAGTCCTCCATGGAGTCCTCCAGGTGTGACTGGCCCTCCTTTATATCCCGCAGCTCCTCCAGCAGGGTGTCCAGGTTCCCAGGGGCACCATAGAGGGTGTTGGATCTAGGGCTCCCCAGCGCCCCTCCCGGACCGGCCCCGGAGTTGCTGCCCGCCCCAGCCGAGCTGGCACTGGCACTGGAGCACTCGTCGTCGCTGCCATACTTGGGGCTGGACACCAACGTGGCGCTGCCACTCAGCGCCCGGGCTGCCTCTTCAGGGGGCCCGTCTTCCATAGGGTCCTTCAGGTGGGCGATGTTGTCGGCACTGCCGAACTTGTTGCGGATGAGGCTGGCGAACTCGCGTGGCTTGGACACCACGGCGGTGTGGGTTGCTTGCGAGAGGCCGGAGAGACTGCCCTTGACGCCCTCCACCACGCCACCCCCGAAGCCACTGATGCCGGCACGCATGTTGGCGCCCACGTCCTTCAGCCCTTGCTGCATGTCGCGCAGCACATCCTTGGGCTGCCGCGAGGGCCCATTCTGCTCTATCTCCTTCAGGCGCCGGCGGTAATGCTCCAGCTTCTTGTGCAGCTGGGCGATGGTCTGGGCCGACTTCTGGTTCTTCTTCTCGAATACCTGCTTGATGCGCGACACCTGCTGCTTGTCCGCATTGTTGGCCAGCTTCAGGTACTCGGCCACGTTATCGTCCCGCGCCTCCTGCTCGATCTTGATCTGCTCCGTGATCTTCAGGATCTTCTGGTGCAGGTGGTCAATGGCAGCTTTAGTCCGCTGGGGGTCGGGCGCTCCATCTGGCACGTCCAAGCTGATGGGGCCATCAGTGTCACCATGGCCAGGGCCAGAGGGGAGGCTCAGGGCCACAAGATCTCCCTTGTCACCCTGGGGAGGAGGCAAACACAAATAAACCATGAGACGTGGGAGGGGGCTCAGCAGGGTTGTCCGTGGAGCCCTGGACACCCTTGGGTGTGGCTTCTCCACCTGGACGATAGATGCAGGATGAAGGAGAACTTCAGGGGAAGAGCCTAAGCTTCTACAGCGGGTCCCCACAGCTGCACGCCAGCATGACCCCTCATAAAGGGCTTTTTTCTCTGAAAtgaagtccaggcaggtctaCTTTGCCTTTGGAACAGGATATTCTAGCAAGTAACTTGGGGACACATACCCCTGAGACCAGAGATGAGCTCAGCTGTCTCTCTGGATTCAGTTTCTCAATTAGGCTCCTACCTTGAGCATCCCTGtaagggtgctgtggatattgttctatataaacaaaacactgatggccagtgaccagacaggaagtataggcgggacaaggagagaggagaattggggaaacagaaagaaggggggGAGAGATattacagccaccgccaggacaagcaacatgtaaagacgccggtaagccaccagccacgtggcaaggtatagatttataaaaatgggttaatttaagatataagaacagttaacaagaagcctgccacggccatacagtttataagtgatataagcatctgagtgattattttatacgtggattgtgggactgtggggcttggtggaacctggagagaagccctccaggaaCAGAGGGCCTACATGTATGCCTTCTGGCCTCGTACCATGTTTTCACTAACACAGTCGCATGGGTCACTGGCCCTGTTGACACCCCCTCCTAGGCCCGTCTGTTACCTCCCTGCTCTCCGAGGGCACCAGCAATCTCCCCTAATTCACGATGGTGGGAACACTCGCGCTCTCCCACCCTCCTGGAACTGGGGGAAGAGAGTGTACCCACCCACCCTTCTGGGCAGGTCCTTGAAGTCTAAAGAGCCAGAGGTAACTCAGGGGCCCAGAGAGGCCGGGAGTCTGGAAGAGCTGAGAAGGGAGAGAATGAACGAGCAGGAAGGAAGGCGAGGGGCGCTCTCCCCATCACACAGGCAGGCTTCCTGAGTGCAGCAGCGTGGCACAAACTCAGAGAAACGGAGGGGAGGTCTGAGATGggagcagaaggaaggggcagagaagaTACTGAATGCAGGATAGATGTGTTGGCAGGCCGGGAGCCCACTAACCCCAGGCTACTGTCCGCAGCGGAGCCCCTGTACCTTATCTCTACACAACAGAAGCAAGGCTGGATCAGATCACTGGGGGGCAGGGGCGAGGTGAACCCCATGTCGTAGAAGggattaaataaaagaaagcagcCTAGTCACACATGCTGGAACCAGAAAGAGCCAGAGCTAACTACAGGCGGAAGTTACAGGAAAACATCACCCATGTCAACAGCGCTGGCCAactcaggaggtggggagggggctcCTTTAGGGGCCTTCAACTCATGGATTCCCTAAGGATGCTAAGAGGACAATCTCCTGGAGAAAGGGCTTTCCTCCTGGCTTTGGGTGTCCCTTTATGACCCCTCCCCTCCTCAGACTCTGGCCTTTCAAATCCAAGCCATGTCCCCTGCCCCCCCAAAGCAATCCATCCCCaggtctttctcatcttgttggaCTTCACTCTCCTGTGGCTGTCACTCCCTGCAGTGACCCCTCTGGCTTCCCTGAGCCTCTGTGCCTCTGCCTGTACAAAGGGTGTAACTATACCTACTCAGTTTCATGCGAGGGTTACATGCATGGTGTCTCATGGGCACATGAGAAATGCCAGATCTGAATCTAGGCAGATTTTTCTCCAGGGGAGTGATGCCCATAATCAAGCTGGGCTACATTTAAGAGATTATCAAAGCATATTTATTCAATATCGATGGGCCTGTACAAAGACGGTTCTCTAAATAACACGTGGCCTTTACTCTCAAAGAACTTGGCCTTAACGCGGATGTCCAACCCCCTTAATGTCCTGGGGCAAAGCATATGCAGGCAATGGGCACTGGTGGTAAAGTGCTGGGCGGTCTGCACGCTGCCATTCACTCTTCGTGAATGGGGCCAGTGGACAGAGCAGATGGGGATGGACGTGGAATGCTGGGAAAGCTGCAATGCCTCCCTTAGGGAGAGACAGTCCGTGGCCTGCCTGCCGGGTTCCTCTCAGGAGGTGTAGCTGTTCCCCTCACCATGTGACATCTGTCTGGTTTACACAGAAAAGTCAGAGTGGAAGCCATGCAGTGCCCAGGggctagacattttttttttttttttaagtttagtttaatttagttttttttttttttttagacaggatttctctgcataaccctggctgtcctagaactcaccctgtaaaccaggctgtcctcgaactcagagatccacctgcctctgcggtgctgagattaaaggtgtgtgtcatcaccaTCTGGTGAGGCTAGGCATTCTTGAGACCTGAAGGTTGCAGAGCCTTGTGGCTGTCtgtccgcgccccccccccccccccgccccatttcCCTGTCCTCTAGCCCAGACCCCAGCCTGGGCGTCCTGCCTGGAGAACTGTATGTTGACAGGTGGGTATAAAATGTCTGGCTCATGCCGACACATCTGCAGTCACAGACCAGCATCCTCTgtagactcactctgtagcctgccAGAGAAGTGGCATCATTCATTCCCCTTGGCCCCTAGGGTCTTTTTTCCTCCCCAATTTTCATTCTGATGTCTTCCACAGCAGAATAAGGCAGCACAGTGCACACTGCTCCCATCTGTTGCCATGTGCCATGCGTGGCTCTCCGGGATTTATACTTTCACCCATTCAATCCTGGGCATAACCCAAGAGCCGGGCAGCACTACCATTCCCATTCtacagaagaggaaatcaagGGCTGGCCCAGGAGTACACTAGTGAGTGAAAGACTAAGATTTGAATCCTAGCTGGTACCTGGCCCCAGGGCCTGACCCTTCCCCCTTGGAGAGCTGGGATGTCCCTGCAGATCCTCAGCTTGAGACATTTTTGCCTCGAGTGGTCTCATGAGGATTTCTGTCACTCTCCCAAGAAGCAGGATTTCTCTTAGTGGTTCCCGTCGACACCTGGCCTCACCCTCAAGCAATGAAGCTGGCATTTCCTATAGTGAGACTGAGGGGTCTCACATCCCACATAAgcgagggaaggaagggaattaTGGAGACAGGTGAAATGGCTTAGTATTGGTGAAAGGCActtacttgctgccaagcctgacgccTCAGTCTCCACacgggaaggagagaaccgactcccctGAGTGGTCCTCTGCCCTCTgtccacactgtgtgtgtgtgtgtgcacacacatgaaagaatTCAATACATACACTGAGAAAAGACcgacacacacaaaagaagagcTCCACCCAGTCCTATCTTGGCTGAGGGTTTATAAGAAGATGCAGATCCCAGAGGAGTACGAAGAGTGGCCAGATCTCCACACCCATTCTCCCCAAGGAGATGTCATGGCCTGCTTTCTCCAAGTCCTTTTGTGTtggtggtgttttgagacagggtttcactctggagcctaggctggcttggaaTCACTATGTAGTCTGGCCTCCACAGTGCAGGGATTAGAGGGATCAGCCACCACCAAGACTCCTTTAAGACCGAGGGGGACAGGGCAAGGGATAGAGAGCCCAGGGTCTGGCGGACagccacagagacacaaagaaggGTTACATTTTAACAAGGAAAGGGATGTTAAAGAAGGAAAAGGTGCGCGTTCTTCAAGAGGTGAGAAAGCACCTGGGTAAGATTTGCCGAGGAAGAAGGGGGCCTGGGCAGAGCTCGGTGGctcagtgcttgcccagcatacacaaggccttgggttcgaaCCCCAGCATacaggggtggggctggaaagatgcctcagtggttaggaacacttgttgctcttacaagggacctggtttggttcccagcacctacatgatggttcacagccatctgtgactctagttctaggggatccaatgtcctcttctga
This genomic interval carries:
- the Tmcc2 gene encoding transmembrane and coiled-coil domains protein 2 isoform X6, translated to MSRLAEKEGDKGDLVALSLPSGPGHGDTDGPISLDVPDGAPDPQRTKAAIDHLHQKILKITEQIKIEQEARDDNVAEYLKLANNADKQQVSRIKQVFEKKNQKSAQTIAQLHKKLEHYRRRLKEIEQNGPSRQPKDVLRDMQQGLKDVGANMRAGISGFGGGVVEGVKGSLSGLSQATHTAVVSKPREFASLIRNKFGSADNIAHLKDPMEDGPPEEAARALSGSATLVSSPKYGSDDECSSASASSAGAGSNSGAGPGGALGSPRSNTLYGAPGNLDTLLEELRDIKEGQSHLEDSMEDLKTQLQRDYTYMTQCLQEERYRYERLEEQLNDLTELHQNEMSNLKQELASMEEKVAYQSYERARDIQEAVESCLTRVTKLELQQQQQQVVQLEGVENANARALLGKFINVILALMAVLLVFVSTIANFITPLMKTRLRITSTALLLLILFLLWKHWDSLTYLLEHLLLPS
- the Tmcc2 gene encoding transmembrane and coiled-coil domains protein 2 isoform X5; this translates as MKSKEKGTVGDKGDLVALSLPSGPGHGDTDGPISLDVPDGAPDPQRTKAAIDHLHQKILKITEQIKIEQEARDDNVAEYLKLANNADKQQVSRIKQVFEKKNQKSAQTIAQLHKKLEHYRRRLKEIEQNGPSRQPKDVLRDMQQGLKDVGANMRAGISGFGGGVVEGVKGSLSGLSQATHTAVVSKPREFASLIRNKFGSADNIAHLKDPMEDGPPEEAARALSGSATLVSSPKYGSDDECSSASASSAGAGSNSGAGPGGALGSPRSNTLYGAPGNLDTLLEELRDIKEGQSHLEDSMEDLKTQLQRDYTYMTQCLQEERYRYERLEEQLNDLTELHQNEMSNLKQELASMEEKVAYQSYERARDIQEAVESCLTRVTKLELQQQQQQVVQLEGVENANARALLGKFINVILALMAVLLVFVSTIANFITPLMKTRLRITSTALLLLILFLLWKHWDSLTYLLEHLLLPS
- the Tmcc2 gene encoding transmembrane and coiled-coil domains protein 2 isoform X8; the protein is MAASEPGSSGIPALRPRFPTASPMLPRECECGSQVLSPDSWGLKAPGTSSPARLWETVSTQGDKGDLVALSLPSGPGHGDTDGPISLDVPDGAPDPQRTKAAIDHLHQKILKITEQIKIEQEARDDNVAEYLKLANNADKQQVSRIKQVFEKKNQKSAQTIAQLHKKLEHYRRRLKEIEQNGPSRQPKDVLRDMQQGLKDVGANMRAGISGFGGGVVEGVKGSLSGLSQATHTAVVSKPREFASLIRNKFGSADNIAHLKDPMEDGPPEEAARALSGSATLVSSPKYGSDDECSSASASSAGAGSNSGAGPGGALGSPRSNTLYGAPGNLDTLLEELRDIKEGQSHLEDSMEDLKTQLQRDYTYMTQCLQEERYRYERLEEQLNDLTELHQNEMSNLKQELASMEEKVAYQSYERARDIQEAVESCLTRVTKLELQQQQQQVVQLEGVENANARALLGKFINVILALMAVLLVFVSTIANFITPLMKTRLRITSTALLLLILFLLWKHWDSLTYLLEHLLLPS
- the Tmcc2 gene encoding transmembrane and coiled-coil domains protein 2 isoform X4 yields the protein MQWGGQVSHGQVNTRTRVQKEGDKGDLVALSLPSGPGHGDTDGPISLDVPDGAPDPQRTKAAIDHLHQKILKITEQIKIEQEARDDNVAEYLKLANNADKQQVSRIKQVFEKKNQKSAQTIAQLHKKLEHYRRRLKEIEQNGPSRQPKDVLRDMQQGLKDVGANMRAGISGFGGGVVEGVKGSLSGLSQATHTAVVSKPREFASLIRNKFGSADNIAHLKDPMEDGPPEEAARALSGSATLVSSPKYGSDDECSSASASSAGAGSNSGAGPGGALGSPRSNTLYGAPGNLDTLLEELRDIKEGQSHLEDSMEDLKTQLQRDYTYMTQCLQEERYRYERLEEQLNDLTELHQNEMSNLKQELASMEEKVAYQSYERARDIQEAVESCLTRVTKLELQQQQQQVVQLEGVENANARALLGKFINVILALMAVLLVFVSTIANFITPLMKTRLRITSTALLLLILFLLWKHWDSLTYLLEHLLLPS
- the Tmcc2 gene encoding transmembrane and coiled-coil domains protein 2 isoform X7 produces the protein MFTGDKGDLVALSLPSGPGHGDTDGPISLDVPDGAPDPQRTKAAIDHLHQKILKITEQIKIEQEARDDNVAEYLKLANNADKQQVSRIKQVFEKKNQKSAQTIAQLHKKLEHYRRRLKEIEQNGPSRQPKDVLRDMQQGLKDVGANMRAGISGFGGGVVEGVKGSLSGLSQATHTAVVSKPREFASLIRNKFGSADNIAHLKDPMEDGPPEEAARALSGSATLVSSPKYGSDDECSSASASSAGAGSNSGAGPGGALGSPRSNTLYGAPGNLDTLLEELRDIKEGQSHLEDSMEDLKTQLQRDYTYMTQCLQEERYRYERLEEQLNDLTELHQNEMSNLKQELASMEEKVAYQSYERARDIQEAVESCLTRVTKLELQQQQQQVVQLEGVENANARALLGKFINVILALMAVLLVFVSTIANFITPLMKTRLRITSTALLLLILFLLWKHWDSLTYLLEHLLLPS